The window CTGAATCACGCCTGCTAACTGGATTAAGATTCGCCCGTCAGGCGGGGTCGATGGTGTGGGTGGGATCGGTCGTGGGGATCGAAATGGTGAACAGCGCCCCGCCGCCGGGGGCGTTCTCAACGGCGATGCGGCCGTCGTGGGCCTCGATGAGCGAGCGGGCGATGGCCAGGCCCAGCCCCGACGCGCCGTCCGATTGGCGCGCCGTGTCGCCGCGATAGAAGCGGTCGAAGATATGCGGCAGGTCTTCGGCCGGGATGCCGGGGCCATTGTCCTGCACCCGCAACAACAGGTGGCCGTTGGCCCGCGCCGCCGACAGGATGACCCGGCCGCCATCCGGCGTGTGGCGCAGCGCATTGCCGACCAGATTGCCCAAGACTTGCAGCAGCCGATCCGGGTCAACCGACACCGGCTTGACCGCCTCGCCTTCCACGCTGATGGAGATGCCGCGACTTTCGGCCGCCGGCAGATAGGCCAGCGCCGTATGCTCCAGCAGCCCTTGCGGATTGACCGGCCGGCGCATCAACGACAGTTGCCCGGCGTCGGCCAGCGACAGCGTGCGCAAATCCTCGATGAGCCGGTTCAGGTGTTGCGCCTGCACGTGCATCGCCGTGTAGGTCTCCGGCATCCCCGGCAGCTTGCCGTCGGCCAGCGCCTCGGAGTAGCCCAGGATGACGCTCAGCGGCGTGCGCAGATCGTGGGCGATGTCGGCCGTCATCTGGCGGCGCAACTGATTGGAATGGGCCAGATCGGCGCTCATCTGATTGAACGACTGCGCCAGTTGGCCGATCTCGTCGCCGGTGCGCACCGGCACCTGATGGCCCAGGTCGCCGCCGGCCAGCACTTTCGTGGCCGCGGTCAATTCCTGCACCGGGCGGGAGATGGTGCGGGCCAGGATGACGCCCAGCAACAGGGCCAGCCCGGCGGCGGCCACCGCGCTCCACAGGATGGCCCGGTCAACCCCGGCCAGGAAGTCGGCCTCCGGCGTCTCGCGCTCGTTGCCCGCGCCGGGGCGGTTCACGAAGTAGATCGTGCCGACTTCGCTCCCGTCCACTTCGACCGGCAACGCGGTGATGTCGTCATTCCCGGCAGCGACGTTGCCACCGTCGCCCAATCCGTCGGGCAGGTTATTGAAGACGACGTTGCCGTCCCGGTCGATGACCGCGATGGGCGGCTGCATCTTGCCATTCGAGACCGCGCCGTCGCCCTCGCCCTCGCCGCCACCATTGCCATAATCCTGGCCGGGGCCACGTCGCCAATACAGCGAACTCTCGACCCCTTCCCACGTACCGTTGGCGGCGTAGTAGTCGGTTGCATCGGCCAACAGATCGGTCTGATAGCGGTCGATGACAAACTCATTGAACTCCTGGCGGGTCAGGCGGCCGACAAAGGCCGCCACCAGGATCGCCCCGGTGAGGCCGACGACCAAAAAGGCCAGCGTGAGTTTGAGGGCCAGTGAGCGCATGAGCTTTAGACAACCGGCGTCGGGTCGGCCGCCAGCCGGTAGCCGATGCCATAGACGGTGACGACGTAGCGCGGGTTGCGCGGGTCGGGTTCGATTTTGGTGCGCAGATTGCGAATGTGGACGTCGATGGTGCGCTCATAGCCTTCGTAGGCGTCGCCTTGCAGCTTATCCAGCAGCTCCAGCCGCGAAAACACCCGCCCCGGCGAGGACAGCAGGGTCGCCAGCAGGTCGAATTCCGAGGGGGTCAGGTCGGCCGCCGTCGCGCCGACCATCACCGTGCGGCTGCTGCGGTCGAGGGCCAGGTCACCGGCGCGCAACACGGCCGCCGGCGCGGCGCCCGTGTTCTTGTCCAGGCGGCGCAACACGGCGCGGATGCGGGCCGTCAATTCGCGCATACTGAACGGCTTGGTCAGGTAATCGTCGGCGCCCAGTTCCAGCCCCAGCACTTTGTCGCTCTCTTCCACCTTGGCCGTCAGGACGATGATGGGCGCGTCACCCTCGCGGGCATAGGCGTTGATGAAGTCGTAGCCGCTCAGTTCGGGCATCATCAGATCGAGGATGATCAGGTCGGGGCGCTCCTGGCGGGCCACAAAGAGGGCCTCGCGGCCGTTGGCCGCCGTCACCACGCGGAACCCCTCTTGCGTCAGATAGGCTTTCACCATCGTCCGCAAGCTCTCCATGTCATCAACTACCAAAATCGTCTTGCTCATCGTTCGGCCATCACCTGATTTAGGGAATGGGAGCGCAGACCATCTGCGCTCCCTTCATAAAACTTCTCTGCGCTCAACGCATCAGGCGTCGAGACCGGTATCCGTGGTGTCGGGCGTGGTGGTGTCGGGGGTCGTAGAATCGGGCAGCGCGAAGCCGTCGGAGCCACGGCCATGATGACCGCCGCGTCCGCGTCCGCCGCCGCCGTGCAACCCGCCATGCCCAAACAAGCCAAAGCTGTCGCCGGCCAGGATCGCGTCGGCCTGCGCCTGGGTAATCACGCCATCGGCGACGGCCTGTTGCACGGCCGCTTCATACGCCGCCTGGGCGTTTGCCATTAAGGTAGCCGAATCGATGCCTTGCGCGGTCATCAGATCGGCCAGTGACTGTCCGCCGGCCAAAGCCGCTTCCAGTTCGTCAACCGTCAGGCCGAGAGCCTCGGCCAGGATGGCATTCTTGTCGATGGCGCTCTTGAGCGCTCGCCGCGCCAGAATGTCATCCGCCTGTTCCTGAGTCAATTGGCCCGCGGTCACCGCGTCGGCCAATGCCGCGCCGTAGGCTCGTTCCTGGGCGTCGGCCAGTTCATCGACGGTGATGCCCAGCGCCTCGGCCAGATAGCTTAGCCAATCGCTGTCGCCATCCGAACGGCCCAAGCCGCCCCAATGGCCGAACCCGCGCAGGCTGGGCGCCGCGGTGGCGTCCTCCTGGGCCGGCGTCGTCGCTTCGGGCGTCGCATCCTGGGCCAGGGCGATGCTGCCGATGAGGGCCAACAACAAAACCAGTACACTACCCATTAGTAGGAGCGACCATTTTCTTTGTTTATCCATTAACGATTCTCCTGCTAGTTCCGGGCGCAAGTGTTGGGTGTCAGGCCGTGCGCTCGGTGTTCCGGCCGTAACTATCCATAGCTTACCGGCCAACTGTTCAGAAGTTGTTAAGAAGAGTTAGGAGAATTGTTAAACGGCGCGGCCTGCTAGAAGTAGTCGGCGGGCGGTGAGTCCTTCTGGCTCAGGAACCACGCCTGGCTGCTAAAGAGCGGGCCATCGCCGTCGAGCAGGTAGCGGCGCGGGATGTAGCGGCCGTCGCTTTGCAGAATGTGGCTCTTGGCCGTGTCGCGCAGAGAGACGGCCAGCACGTTCTCCATGATGTGGCTTTGCATGGCCGGGTCCTCGATGGGGAACAGCACCTCGACCCGCCGGTCCAGATTGCGCGGCATGATGTCGGCGCTGCCCATGTAGAGGGACGGGCTGCCGTCGTTATGGAAGTAGTAGATGCGCGAATGCTCCAGGAAGCGGCCGACGATACTCATCACCTGGATGTTATCGCTGATGCCCTTGATGCCCGGCCGCAGACCGCAGACGCCGCGAATGATCAGATCGATCTTCACGCCCGCCTGCGACGCCTTGTAGAGGTTGCGGATGAACTCGCCGTCGACCAGCGAGTTGCACTTGATGATGATGCGCCCGTTCGGCCCCAGCTCCGTCTCGCGGCGGATGAACTCCAGCAGGCGCGGCCGGATGCTGACCGGGGCCACCAGGAACTTGCGAAACGATTCCTGGCGCGAATAGCCGGTCAGGAAGTTGAACAGATCGCTGGCGTCGTCGGCCAGCGTCTCGTCGTGGCTCATAAAGCCGAAATCGGTGTAGAGCCGGGCCGTGGTGCTGTTGTAGTTGCCGCTGGAGAGATGGACGTAGCGGCGGATGCCTTCGCGCTCGCGGCGCACGATGAGCGTCACCTTGCAATGGGTCTTCAGGCCAATCAATCCATAGGCCACGTGGACGCCCACGCTTTCCAGTTCCTGCGCCCAATGGATGTTGGTCTCCTCGTCGAAGCGGGCCTTTAGTTCGACCACGGCCGCCACCTGCTTGTTGTTGAGCCGCGCCTTCTTGAGCGCCTCCACCACCGGCGGGTTGCCGCCCACGCGGTAGAGCGTCGTCTTGATCGCCAGCACGTCGGGGTCGTCGGCGGCCACCTCCAGCAGGTTGACGACCGGCGCGAAACTATCATAGGGGTGATGCAGCAGAATATCGCGCTGGCGCAGGACGCTGAAAATGCTGCCGCGCACATTCTGCAACGGCGGCGGCGTGCTGGGCGTGAAGGGACGATCCTTCAGGTCGGGTCGATCCAGCCGGTGCAGCTCCCACAAGCTGCTGAGACCCAGCGGGCCGTTGGTAGTGTAGACGTCGTAGGAATCGACTTCCAGATTGGAGATGAGGATGTTGCGCACCTCGGTGGGCATACTTTCGTCGATCTCCAGGCGCACGACCGTGCCGAAATGGCGCTGGCGCAGGTTGTCTTCCATCATCAGCAGCAGATCGTCGGCCTCCTCCTCCTGCAACTCCATGTCGCTGTTGCGCGTCACCCGGAAGGGATAGGCGGCCACGATCTCCATGCCCGAAAAGAGACGATCCAGATTGGCGGCGATGATCTCCTCCGACCAGACGAACTTCTGCACCGCGGGCGTGGAAAGCTGGTCGGGGTCGAAGCGCTTCAGCGGCACCAGCCGGGGCAGGGGCGGCGGAACCTTGACGCGGGCGAAATGCAGTTCGCCGGTTTTGGGGTTGCGCACCTGGACGGCCAGGTTGAGACTGAGGTTGGAGATATGGGGAAACGGCCGGCTGGGGTCAGAGGCAAACGGCGTCAGCACCGGGAAGATCTCGCGCTCGAAATAGAGGCGCAGCTTGTTGCGTTGCGACTTGGTCAGCTCCTCGTAGCGCAGGACGTGGATGTTGGTTTCCGCCAGCTTGGGATAGAGTTGCTCGCGCCAGATGACGTTCGACTCGGCGAAGAGTTGGGTCAACGTGCGATGGATATTCGCCAGTTGTTCGCGCGGCAGCAAGCCGTCGGGCGAGGTCGTGGTCAGGCCCAACTTGAACTGCTGCTTCAGCCCGGAGACGCGCACCATGAAAAATTCATCCATATTGCTATGGAAGATCGCCAGAAACTTGACCAGTTCCAGCAGCGGGTGCTCGGCCTGCGTCTCGTGCAACACGCGGCGATTGAACTCGATATTGCTGAGTTCGCGGTTGATGTAGAGGCTGGGGTCGCGCAGATCCATCACCGGCGCGGGCGGCGCGGCGGTCTGCTTCGCGCCCGGCTTTGTACCCGGCTTCTCGGCCGGCTTATCGCCCGGCTTCGTGACTGGTTTCTCGGCCGGCTTCTCGCCCGGCTTCTCAGCCGCCGACTTACGTTTTTCCTGTACCGGATTGGAAGTCACACCGTCCGCCATAGCTCCTCCAACGTTAGCCTCGCCGCTTAAAGTGCGCTACTCTTCGACCAAATGAGTAAAATCCTATTATACATAATTCTCATTGCGATGGGAACCGCCGGTTGCACAGCCACCCCCACCCAACCTTCCCCCCTCCCCACCATTGACCTGGCCGTTCCGCCGCCCACGCCGCCGATCGCCTCGCCGTCCGGGGCGATCAACCCGCCGCTAAGCGGCCTGCAACCCACGCCGACGTTGGCCGCGCTGACCGACGGTTCCCTGCCCACGGCGGCCACCGGCGGGACGAACCCGCAACCGCCGCCGACCGCGACCACCGCCCCGGCCGTGATTGACCCCGCCGCCGCGGCGAACGCCCAATACACGCTGTCGGCCGCGCCGGGCGTGCCGGCCGATCTTGTCGCCGCCGCCCAGGCCGTGGCCGCCGCCAATCCTGATCTTTTCGCCTGGGTCGAGGGCGACCCGGCGGCCGACGTGCGCCTGACGGTCAACGACGGCGCGCCGCTGGCCCATTGGCTCTACGTCGTCGCCGCCCCCTTTGCCACCGTGGCCGACGACACCACCTGGCCGGCCGTCACCGCCGGCTGGGCCTCCGGCGCGTCCGAACTGGGCCGGCTCATGGTTGACCCAACCACCGATGCCGCCCTGAGCGCCGTCTGGGGGCCGTCGGGCGGCGCAGAGATCGTGAGCGATGTCCTCATCGCCGACGACTTCATCGGCGCGGTCTGGGCTGCCCGGCCGGCATGGATCATCGTGCCCTTTGAGCAATTGCGGCCGGAATGGAAGGTGATTCGCCTCGACGGCCGCTCGCCCCTGACCCACGACTTCAGCGGCGACGGCTACCCGCTGGCCCTGCCCATGACCGTGACCGGCAACGCAGCGGCGGTCGAGGAATTCCTGGCCCATTGGGCCGGCCCGGCCACCAACCGCGACCCGGCCAAACTGACCCGCGTCGCCATGAGCGGCGTCACGGCCCTGGTGCGGGCCACGGCGGCCGAGATGGAAGAAAACGGCATCCTCTGGCCGGGCGAGGAGGTCGGCCCGGTGTTGCAAGCGGCCGACATCGCCCACGTCAGCAACGAAGTGTCGTTCGCCGCCGATTGCCCCTTCCCCGATCCCTTTGGCGGCACGACCTTTTGCTCGCGCGACCCGTATTTCGAGCTACTGACCCATCTGGGCATCGACGTGATCGAACTGACCGGCAACCATCTGAACGACTACGGCCGCGACCCGCTGTCGCGCTCGCTGGATATGTATGCCGCGGCGGGGATGCAGTGGTTCGGCGGCGGGCGCGACCTGGCCGACGCCGGGCGGGCGGCCGTGTTCGAGCACAACGGCAACCGCATCGCCTTTGTGGGCTGCAACCCCGTCGGCCCGCCCAACGATTGGGCCTTGGCCGACGCCGCCGGCTCCCGCCCCTGTGGCGACGACCTGACGGCCCAGATCGCCCAACTGCGGGCCGAGGGCTATACCGTCCTGGCGACGCTGCAATACATCGAGCATTACCTCTACAACGCCCCGCCCGACCAGCAGGCGGCCTTCTCGGCGCTGGCCGCGGCCGGGGCCAATGCCGTCTCCGGCAGCCAGGCCCACCACGCCCAGGGCTTCGCCTTCGAGAACGGCGCGTTTATCCACTACGGGCCGGGCAATCTCTTCTTCGACCAGATGGACATGATGGGCACGCGCCAGACGTTCGTCGATACTTACGTGGTCTACGACAACCGGCTCATCGGCGTGGAGCTATGGACGGGGCTGATCGAGAGTTGGGCCAGGCCCCGCCTGATGACGCCCGAAGAGCGCGCCGACCTGTTGCAGACCGTCTTTCAGGCCAGTGGCTGGTAGACCTCTGAGGTCTAAACGCGGTTGCGCGCCGCCGAATTTATGCTAAAATCAGCCTTCGTTACGGGCAGATTTCACATCCCCATAGCCGTAGTTTCTTAGCCTCCTTAGCTCAACTGGCAGAGCAAGCGACTCTTAATCGTTAGGTTGTGCGTTCGAGCCGCACAGGAGGCATTGGTGTGAATCAGACCTGACAGGCAACTGTCAGGTCTTTTTATTCTCCAGCAGCGCGGCCTCATCGTGCCGCCCCTGTTCCCGCAGCACCCTCACCAGCAGGCGATAGGCGTGGGGTAGCTCGCGCCAGCGGCCGAGCAGCCGCGCGTCTTCGGCGGTGGCGATCACCTGGCGCAGCGTGGCCTCGGCCGCCGGGTAGTGCTCCTGGGCCAGCAGCGCCTCGCCCATCGCCAGCCGGCAGCGCAGGCGCAAATAGCGGCTGCCGGTGGCCTCGGCCAGCGCCGCGGCCTCTTCCAGGTAGTCGCCGGCGGCGGCATTTTCCCCCAGACGACAGGCGGCCAGCCCCAGCCGGCGCAGCGTCTCGGCCGCGGCCTGTTGGTCGCCCTCGGCCCGTTGCCCGGCCAGCGCCTGCTGGAGTAACGCGCGGGCCTCGGCGGCGTGGCCCAGTTCCAGCGCCAACCAACCCCGGTGGGCCAGCACGTAGGCGGCATCGGCCGGGCGATGGCGCTCGGCCGGCGTATCGCTCAACGCCGCCAGTTCGGCCAAAGCCGCCCGCCCTTCTTCATCGTCATCGCCGGCCGGGGCATGAAGCGCCAGCAGCGCCAGACCGTAGGCCGTCTCGCGCGGCGCGTCCAGCGCCCGGCCGCGCTCCACGGCGGCGTGGGCGGCGCGGACGGCGGCGCGGGCATCCCCCCGCAGACCGGCCGCCTCGCTCTGCAAGAGCAGCGCCCGCACCACTTCCAGTTCGGCCCCGCCCAGGCGGGCCAACTCCTCGGCGCGGACCGCCACCGCCGCCGCCTGGATGCCGTCGTCCAGTTCCAACAGCACGGCCGCCTGAGCGTTTTCGGCGCGCGCCTGGGCCAACAGGTTACCATCACGTTGCGCGCTGTCGTGCATGGCCCGATAGGTGTCCAGCGCCTCGACCAGCCGCCCTTCCTGCCACAGGGCGCGCCCCAGCCGGTTCAGCACCGCCAGGCGGGTATCGAGGTGTTGCGGTTGATCCTTCAGCAACTCCAGCACCTTGCGGTAATAGCCGATGGCCGGGCCGATCTTGAATTGTTCGGCGGCGCGGCCGGCGGCGATCTCGTAGTGGTGGGCGGCGTCGGCGGCGCGACCGGCGGCCTCGTAATGCTGGGCGATGGGCGCGGCGTATTCGGCCGCCCGGTCGGCGCTCTGGGTTTCCAGCCAGCGCGCCGCCTGCAAGTGGTAGATCAGCCGGTCGCGCAACAGGACGCTCTCGTAGGCCACCTCGCGCAAGACGGCGTGTTTGAACAGGTACGCCGGGCCGCCGGGCAGCGCGGTCGCCGACGCGCGATAGATCATATCGCGCCGCGCCAGTGCCTCGAGGGCGGCGGCCACCTGCGCCTCGGCCAGCGGGAAACGGGCTACGGCGTTCATCTGTTGCACCGCCTCGGCCCAGAAATCATCGCCGATGACCGCCGCCTGCTGCAACGTGACGCGTTCGATTTCGGGCAGCCGGTCGAGCCGGGCCTGGAGCACGCCGGTCAGCGTGGCCGGCACGCGCAGGCGGGTCAGTTCGCGCGGCCGCACGTGCCACGCCTCGTCGGTGGGAATGATGACCCCGTCCTCGATGAGCACCCGCACCAGTTCCTCGACGTAGAACGGGTTGCCCGCCGCCGATTGAACGATCAGGTCCGACAGGGCCGGCGGTATCTGCGGCAGCTTGCGCAGGATGGTGAGCACCAATTCGCGGCTGTCGGCCTCGCTCAGCGGCGACAGCGGCAGGGTCTCGGCCGCGCCGGCCGCCGCCCCCGGCCAGGCGCGGCGCTCGAACAGCATCGGCCGCGTCAGACAGATGATCAACAAGGGGGCCTCTGCCGTCAGCGCCGCCAGCCGTTGCAACAGATCCAACGAATCCTCATCGGCCCAATGGATGTCCTCCACAAAGAAGACGGTCGCCGCCGAACGCCGGCTGACGGCCTGGAAATAATCCAGCAGGGTGGTGACGGCCCGCTCGCGGTGGGTGCTGTCCTCCGGCCCGGCCCAGTCGCGCAGCGGTGCGGCGGGCAGGCTCAGGCCGGTCAGTCGGCCGATCGCCAGCGCCCGGTCGCGCAAGCCGGCGCTACGGGTGACGCGCCGCGAGGGCGGCAGATTCGCGGCCAGACCGGCGACGATACGCTCCTGAATCGTTGCCGCGCGGTCGTTCTCGGCGATGCCGAAATGGCGGATGAGCATATCGCGCACCAGACCATAGGGCACCTGGGTCAACCGCTGCTCGGCCCGCCCCTGAAACAGCGTCGGCTTCAGCGGAAACTCGTCGAGGCGGCGGTGGAATTCGCGCAACAGGCGCGATTTGCCCACGCCCGCGTCGCCCACGATGGTGATCAGCCGGCCGCGCCCCGTCTGCGCCGTCTCTTCCAGCGCGGCCCGCAGTGCGGCCATCTCCGGCTGGCGGCCGATCATCGGCACGACGACGCCCTCGACCCCCTCGCTGCCGGTGAAGAACAGGCGCGGCTGGGGGCCGACGACGCGATAGACAATGACCGGCGTCTGCCGCCCCTTCACCACCACTTCGCCAAGCGGGGCAACGAGGAAGGAGTGGCGCACCAGCCGGTAGGTATCCTGCGAGATGTAGATGCCCGCCTCGCCCGTGGCGTCCTTCAGCCGGCTGGCGACGTTGACCGCGTCGCCGATGACCGTCTGGTCGGCGTCGGAACCCACGCGCCCCAGCGAGACCTGGCCGGTGTTGATGCCCACCCGGATGATCGGCCGCCCCGCCCGGTCGCCGTCACCGAACCGCTCCGGGTCGAGCTCCACCAGTTCGTCAATCGCCTCGCGCAGGGCCAGCCCGCATTGCACCGCCCGCTCGGGATCGTTCTCGCGGGCCAGCGGCGCGCCGAAGATGCCCATGACGACATCGCCCATGTGTTTATCGACGATGCCGCCGTGGCTATAGATGATCTCGTCCAGACGCCGCCAAAGCAGATCGATCTGGCGCAATTTTTCCGTGTTGGGGGCCGTGCTCAGCCGGGTCAGGCCGTCGATGGCGGCGAAGAGGATGGTCACCTGCTTGCGCTGCTCGCTCGGCTCGGCCGCCGCCGGGGGCGCGCCGAGCGGCAGGGGGGCCGTGCGCGCTCTCTCGCGCAAGACGGCCAGTGTCGTCGCCACGACCGTCTCGCCCAAACGGGCGCGTTCGGCCGATAGGACGGCGATCGCTTCCTGGAGTTGCGTGCGGTCGAGCATGATCGGCCCCTAGACGACCACTGCCGGCGCGTCGCTGTGGCCGCGGCCGGCGGCGGCCTGGGCCTGGTCGCCGGCGGCGGCGAAATGGCCGGCGATCATGGCGTCGATGGAGATCCAGGCACTGAAGCGCGCGCTGTGGCGGTTGGCAATGAGCCAGCGCGCCGCGCCGAGATGCAAGGCGCGACGCTGACCGGCCGTCAACCCGGCATAGGCCACCTCGCGCACCGAATCGCGCCGGAATGCGTAAGCCTGCGACGCCGGAAAGTTGTAGACGTCATCGGCGGCCAGATATTCCTTCGCTTCCAGACTGAGCAAGGCCGCTTCCAGTTGCGCGGCGTCCAGGCCGATGGCCGGCTCCATCTCCAACAAGGCGATGTCCCAACACAGCGGCCGAAAGACCGACGCCGCCTGCAACACCCGGCGCTCCGCTTCCGGCAATTCGGCCAGGCGGGCGGCGATGAGCGCGGCCAGCCCGGCCGGCAGATGGCTCTCCTCGACGCGGGCCATATCGATCCGCCAGCGGTCGCCAACGGTGATGACGCCCCGGTCGATGAGCCACTGGATGAACGTTTCGATGTAGAGCGGGTTGCCGCCCGACTCGACCACCACCAGGTCGAGCAGTCGCATCGACGGCGCGCCCAGCGGCTGCAAGATTTCCGTCGCCATGAGCCGGCTATCGACGGCCGACAGAGGCTCCAGGTCCAGCCGCTCCATCGGCGCGAACATATCTAACTCCTTGCCCAACCAGGGCAGCGTGATTTCGGGGTCGGTCGCCGGGGCCACCGTCGCCAGGCCCAGGATGAGCAGCGGCCCGGCCTCGCCCGCCTCCACCAGGCGCTCCACCAAGGCCAAAGACTGCGCGTCGGCGCGGTTTAGCCCCTCCAATATGGCGATGGCCGGGCCGGCGGCGGTGGTCGCCTGGAGCAGCGGGGTGAAGACGGCCAGCGCCTCCTCCACCGGGACGGCGGCGGCCGTTTTCACGTCGAGCAGCTTTTCCAGCAAGTCGATCGCCCGTGCCGATAGGTCGAGGTCACGGCCGGGCCGGCCATCGCCTCCGGCCGTTTCGGGGTCGGCCAGGCCGTGGCGCAATTTCCAGGCGATGAGGTTGGCGCTGTGTTGCGGGCGAATGGCGAAGCGCCGCAATAGCAAATCGCGCACCAGGGCGTAGGGGAAATCGCGGGCCGAACCCAGCGTGCCGGCGCGCAGCACGGTCGAAACGCCCACCATGCGGGCGCGGTTCTCGAATTCGTAGGCCAGGCGGGATTTGCCGGCCCCCGGCGGGCCGATGATGGTCACCAGTTGCGGGGTGCGGCTGTCGGCCGCCGTTTGCAGTGCCCCTTCCAGCCGGCTGATCAGACCGGTGCGGCCCACGCGCCGCGTCATCTGCCCGGCCACCGTGCCCGGCGTGTAGCCCGTGGCCGGCGGCCGTTCGCCCG is drawn from Candidatus Promineifilum breve and contains these coding sequences:
- a CDS encoding adenylate/guanylate cyclase domain-containing protein, whose product is MDEANISRPALVEAIAAMEAQRAATGNERNLNRAIDIALRALREALAQTAAEPGDHKRRQLTVLVADLSGFTTFSERMDAERLRDAINAMWRELDAVIRAWGGEIDQHAGDSLMALFGLVHPRQGDAARALHAALAMQQELALFNERVRGAADDSREGAWAADWPGPRMRIGIHSGPVYFARPPGAAAPQGGRPAAVGDAIAVARRLEKAAPAGSVLTSEVVREMAATPFVYASLPDTATLPSGVDNGWLVAGERPPATGYTPGTVAGQMTRRVGRTGLISRLEGALQTAADSRTPQLVTIIGPPGAGKSRLAYEFENRARMVGVSTVLRAGTLGSARDFPYALVRDLLLRRFAIRPQHSANLIAWKLRHGLADPETAGGDGRPGRDLDLSARAIDLLEKLLDVKTAAAVPVEEALAVFTPLLQATTAAGPAIAILEGLNRADAQSLALVERLVEAGEAGPLLILGLATVAPATDPEITLPWLGKELDMFAPMERLDLEPLSAVDSRLMATEILQPLGAPSMRLLDLVVVESGGNPLYIETFIQWLIDRGVITVGDRWRIDMARVEESHLPAGLAALIAARLAELPEAERRVLQAASVFRPLCWDIALLEMEPAIGLDAAQLEAALLSLEAKEYLAADDVYNFPASQAYAFRRDSVREVAYAGLTAGQRRALHLGAARWLIANRHSARFSAWISIDAMIAGHFAAAGDQAQAAAGRGHSDAPAVVV